In Humulus lupulus chromosome 7, drHumLupu1.1, whole genome shotgun sequence, the following are encoded in one genomic region:
- the LOC133791185 gene encoding uncharacterized protein LOC133791185 produces the protein MSAVDESLTHHNDIEPDQERHHHHQHHHRRFRRPPVVAGGGSEVSLSDDDSDDQSWHSRFGSGAGGRSQFSSDIEGLTDLQRSSSDWEVDLESGTLEMKVHFGKVERRDCRICHLGLESESSDCGAPIELGCSCKGDLGSAHKHCADTWFKIKGDTTCEICGVIALNIAGERTNEANATTVTAPSITMTAGAPVILVETIWHGRRIMNFLLACMVLAFVTSWLFHFKIL, from the exons ATGTCAGCTGTTGATGAGAGTCTGACCCACCATAATGATATAGAGCCTGATCAAGagcgccaccaccaccaccaacatCATCATCGTCGTTTTCGTCGTCCTCCTGTTGTAGCAGGAGGAGGCAGTGAGGTGTCACTCTCCGACGACGATTCCGACGACCAGTCTTGGCACTCGCGGTTCGGGTCCGGGGCCGGAGGTCGATCCCAGTTTTCTAGTGACATCGAAGGTTTGACTGACCTTCAAAGAAGCTCGTCTGACTGGGAGGTTGATTTGGAAAGTGGAACCTTAGAGATGAAAGTGCATTTTGGTAAGGTGGAAAGAAGAGATTGCAGAATTTGTCACTTGGGTTTGGAGAGCGAAAGCTCAGATTGTGGTGCTCCGATTGAGTTGGGTTGCTCTTGCAAGGGTGATTTGGGCTCTGCTCACAAGCATTGTGCCGATACTTGGTTCAAGATCAAGGGCGACAC AACCTGTGAGATCTGTGGTGTCATTGCCCTAAACATAGCCGGCGAAAGGACAAACGAGGCAAATGCTACTACTGTGACAGCTCCATCGATAACGATGACGGCCGGAGCTCCTGTGATCCTTGTAGAGACCATCTGGCATGGCCGCCGGATAATGAATTTCCTGCTTGCCTGCATGGTTCTTGCCTTTGTTACTTCCTGGCTTTTTCACTTCAAAATTCTTTGA